A window of Cellulomonas wangleii genomic DNA:
CACGGGTGACGACGTGGTGGCGCGGCTGGCGGCCGTGGAGAGCCACCCGGCGTGGGTGGTCCGGGCGCTGCGCGAGTCGTTGGTCGGGTCGGGTCGTTCGGCGGACGAGCTGGCGGCGCTGCTGGAGGCGGACAACGCGTCACCTCGCGTGACCCTGGTGGCGCGTCCCGGGCTGGTGACGCCGGCGGGGCTGGCGGAGCAGGTCGACGCCGTGCCGGCCGGTCTGGCGCCGACGGCGCTGGTGCTGACCGGCGGAGACCCGGGCGCGGTGCCGGCCGTCCGCGACGGCCTGGCCGGGGTGCAGGACGAGGGGTCGCAGCTCGTGACGCTGGCGTTCGCCGCGGCTCCCGTCGAGGGGCGCGACGAGCGCTGGCTGGACCTGTGCGCGGGACCCGGCGGCAAGGCGGCGCTGCTGGGTGCCCTGGCCGCCGAGCGGGGGGCCCGGCTGGTCGCCAACGAGGTGCAGCCGCACCGCGCCCGGCTTGTCGAGCAGGCGCTGCGGGCGGTGCCCCGTGACGCCGTCGAGGAGGTGCGCACGGGGGACGGGCGCACGGTGGGGGAGCTGGAGCCCGACTCCTACGACCGTGTGCTGCTCGACGCCCCGTGCACCGGCCTGGGTGCGCTGCGCCGGCGACCGGAGTCGCGCTGGCGGCGCACGCCGGCGGACCTGGCGACGCTCGGTGCCCTGCAGCGCGCGCTGCTGGCGTCGGCGCTGGCCGCGGTGCGTCCCGGGGGCGTGGTCGCGTACGTGACGTGCTCGCCGCACCTGGCCGAGACGCAGCTGGTGGTGCTCGACGGGCTGCGGGCCGCCGCACGGGCCGGCACGCCCGCGGAGGTCGTCGACGCCGCGCCCGTCCTGGCCGGTGTCGCGCCGGTGTGGGAGCCGGTGCCGGGGCGCACCGACGTGCAGCTGTGGCCGCACGTGCACGGCACGGACGCGATGCACCTGACGCTGCTGCGGCGGCTCTGAGCGCGGCGGTCGGCGGGGTCGGTAGCGTGGTGCTCGTGCCACCCGTGCTGATCAACCCGAGCATCCTGTCCGCCGACTTCGCGAACCTCGAGCGGGACCTGCAGGCGATCGCGTCGGCGGACCACGCGCACGTCGACGTGATGGACCAGCACTTCGTGCCGAACCTCACGATCGGCCTGCCGGTGGTGCGGCGGCTGGCGCAGGTCAGCCCGCTGCCGCTGGACGTGCACCTCATGGTGGAGGACGCCGACCGGTGGGCCCCGCAGTACGCGGAGGCGGGCGCCGCGTCGGTGACGTTCCACGCCGAGGCGACGCAGGCGCCCGTGCGCCTGGCGCGCGAGCTGCGGGCCGGCGGCGTGCGCGCCGCGGTGGCGCTGCGCCCCGCGACCCCGGTCGAGCCGTTCCTCGACCTCCTCGCGGAGGTCGACATGATCCTCGTGATGACGGTCGAGCCGGGCTTCGGGGGGCAGGCGTTCATCGAGGGCACGCTGGCCAAGGTGCGTCGGGCGCGCGCCGCGGTGGACGCGGCCGGGGCGGCCACGTGGATCCAGGTGGACGGCGGCGTCTCGCGCGACACCATCGGGCGGATCGCGCGCGCCGGGGCGAACGTGTTCGTCGCCGGATCGGCCGTCTACGGGGCGGCGGACCCCGCACAGGAGATCGCGGCGCTGCGGGCGCTGGCCGAACGCCCCACGACGCAGGCCTGAGGTCGCCGGACCGACCTCGCGACGGGCCCTGCGGACCGGGCCCTGCGCGTCCGACGCCGCAGGTCCGGGCGCGGGCGAGCGGCCCGGCGGGAATGCCCCGTGTGGCATCATCGTTGTCGAACACACACGTGCTCCGGGGTCGGTGAAAGTCCGAGCCGGCGGTGACAGTCCGCGACCCGTGATCCCCGCGAGGGGTGAGCGGTTGACCTGGTGGAACTCCGGGACCGACGGTGAAAGTCCGGATGGGAGGAGACGCGTGCGCGGTGCGCCCTGGGGCGTGCCGTGACGGTACGGTCCTCCGCCCGTGCTGCCCCGGAGCCCTGACGGCGACGGAGGTGGACGGTGACGCGGACGACGACGCAGGACACCGCGCGCGACCTGACCGTTCCGGGCCCGCAGGACGCGCTCCCGCGCGAGGTCACCGCGATGCGCCGGGCGCTCGAGCTGGCGCACCGCGGACCGATGGGCCCCAACCCCCGTGTCGGGTGCGTCCTGCTCGACCGCGACGGCGCCGTGCTCGGGGAGGGCTGGCACCGCGGTGCGGGCACCCCGCACGCGGAGGTCGCGGCGCTGGCCGACGCCCGCGAGCGCGGTGCCGACGTGCACGGCGCCACGGCGGTGGTGACCCTCGAGCCGTGCGACCACACCGGGCGCACCGGCCCGTGCTCGACGGTGCTGCTCGCGGCCGGGATCGCGCGGGTCGTGGTGTCCGTGGAGGACCCCAACCCCGTCGCCGCCGGGGGAGCGCGCCGCCTGCGGGAGGCCGGGGTCGACGTCCTGACGGGCGTCCTGGCCGACGAGGGCCTGGCCGCGCTGGGCGCCTGGCTGCCCGCGGTGCGCCACGGTCGCCCCTTCGTGACCCTGAAGACCGCCACCACGCTCGACGGGCGGATCGCGGCCGTCGACGGCACGAGCCGCTGGATCACGTCGGACGTGGCACGCCGGCACGCCCACGCGCTGCGCGCGGACGTCGGGGCGATCGTCGTGGGCACGGGCACCGCGCTGACCGACGACCCGTCGCTGACGGCGCGGACCGAGGACGGCTCGCTCGTCGAGCACCAGCCGCTGCGGGTCGTCGTGGGTCATCGCGACGTGCCCGCCGGCAGCCGGTTGCGGGGCCCCGGGGGAGAGCTCGTGACCGTGCGCACCCACGACCCCGCGCAGGTGCTGGCCGTGCTGCACGAGCGCGAGGTGCGCCACGTGCTGGTCGAGGGCGGCCCGACGCTCGCCGCCGCGTTCCTCGCGGCCGGCCTGGTCGACGAGGTCCACGCGTACGTCGCCCCGGTGCTGCTGGGCGCCGGCCCGGCCGCGGTCGGCGACCTCGGCATCACCACCATCACGCAGGCGCTGCGCCTGGAGCCGAGCACGGTGGTCCCGCTGGGGCCCGACGTGCTCGTCGTCGCCACGGTCCGCAACGCCCCGGCCGACGAGGCACCCGCCCCGGCCGCACGTCCGTCCACCGAGGAGGAGCACTGATGTTCACCGGGATCGTCGAGGAGCAGGGCACGGTCGTCGCGCTGGAGCACGGGGCCGGGGACGAGGCGGACGCGCGGCTGCGCGTGCGCGGACCGCTGGTCACGTCCGACGCGCGGCCCGGGGACTCGATCGCGGTCAGCGGCGTGTGCCTGACCGTCGCGGACCTGCCGGGCGACGGCACGTTCGTCGCCGACGTGATGCCCGAGACGCTGCGTCGCTCCGCGCTGGGCGACCTCGCCCCGGGGGACGCCGTCAACCTCGAGCGGGCACTGGCCGTCGGCGGCCGGTACGGCGGGCACGTCGTGCAGGGGCACGTCGACGGTGTCGGCGTCGTGCGGTCCCGCCAGCCCGGCCCCCGCTGGGACGACGTGGAGATCGGGCTCGAGCCGGCGCTGGCGCGCTACGTGGCGGAGAAGGGCTCCATCACGGTGCAGGGGGTGTCGCTGACGGTGACGCACGTGGGCGACGACACGTTCGGCGTGTCGCTGATCCCCACGACCCTGCAGGTCACGACGCTGGGGGCGCTCGCGCCCGGGGCGCGGGTCAACCTGGAGGTCGACGTGCTCGCGAAGTACACCGAGCGGCTGCTGGCCACGGCGGGAGTGACCCGGTGAGCGCCGACATCCGTCTGGGCACGGTCGAGGAGGCGCTCGCCGCGCTGCGTGCCGGGCGCCCGGTGCTCGTCTCCGACTCCCAGGACCGTGAGAACGAGGCCGACGTGGTCCTCGCGGCGCAGTCCGCGACGCCGGAGTGGGTCGCCTGGACCATCCGGCACTCCTCGGGCTACCTCTGCGCACCGATGACCGGGGAGCGTGCGGACGCGCTGGACCTGCCGCTCATGGTCCCGCACAGCCAGGACCCGCGTCGCACCGCGTACACGGTCACCGTCGACGCCGCGACGGGGGTCACCACGGGGATCTCCGCCGCCGACCGCGCCCGCACGCTGCGGGTCCTGGCGGACCCCGCCTCGGGCCGCACCGACCTGATCCGCCCCGGGCACGTGCTGCCGCTGCGCGCCGTGCCCGGTGGGGTGCTGCACCGTGCGGGGCACACCGAGGCCGCGGTGGACCTGTGCCGGCTCGCCGGCCTGGAGCCCGTCGCCGCGATCGCCGAGCTCGTGCACGACGACGGCAGCATGATGCGGTTGCCGGACGCGGCCGCGATCGCCGCCGACGAGGACCTGGTGCTCCTGACGATCGCCGACCTGCGGGCCTGGCGGCTCGCCCACGGCGACACGGAGCCGGAGCCCGTCGAGCCGGCCGCCCTCGCGCCGCGCGTGCACGCCACCCACACGGCGTACCTGCCCACACGCCACGGCGACTTCCGCATCCACGGGTTCCGCGACCTGCGCACGGGCGACGAGCACGTCGCGCTCGTCTCGACCTCGGGGCTGGCCGCCGAGCCGACGGTGCGCGTGCACTCCGAGTGCCTCACCGGTGACGCCTTCGGTTCCGCGCGGTGCGACTGCGGCCCGCAGCTGGACGCGGCGCTGCAGATCGCGGCCGCGGAGGGCGGCGCGGTCGTCTACCTGCGCGGGCACGAGGGCCGCGGGATCGGGCTGCTCGCCAAGGTCGCCGCGTACGCCCTGCAGGACGAGGGTCGCGACACGATCGAGGCGAACGTCGACCTCGGGTGGCCCGCCGACCGGCGCGAGTACGGCGCGGCGGCGGCGATCCTCGCCGCGCTCGGCGTGCGGCGCGTCCGCCTGCTGACCAACAACCCGGCCAAGGTCGCCGGGCTGCGCGCCCACGGCATCGAGGTCACCCAGGTGCGCGGCCTGGAGGTGGGACGCACCCCGCACAACGAGGCGTACCTGCGCACCAAGGCCGTCAGCATGGGCCACGCGCTGCACCTCGACGACCCCACGACCGACGGCGCCCCGGCCGTGGCACCCGCCGTGCACGTCGCCCCCGTCCTCGCCGGCCCCGCACCCGCGGGCGCCGACACGACCGACCACACGTTCGAACCCCTGGAGGAGCTGGCATGAGCGGCGCAGGCGCACCCACCCTGGACCTGGACGGCCGCGGCCTGAAGGTCGTCGTCGTCGCCGCGAGCTGGCACACCACCGTCATGGACGGCCTGGTCGCCGGCGCCGAGCGGGCGCTCGCCGAGGCCGGTGTGCAGGACGTCACCACGGTGCGCGTCCCCGGCTCCTTCGAGCTGCCCGTGGCCGCGCAGCGCGCCGCGGGCACGGCCGACGCGGTCGTCGCCCTCGGGGTCGTCATCCGCGGCGGCACCCCGCACTTCGACTACGTGTGCCAGGCCGCCACCTGGGGCCTGACGCAGGTCGGCCTGAACACCGGCATCCCCGTCGGGTTCGGGCTGCTCACGTGCGACGACGAGCAGCAGGCGCTCGACCGCGCCGGGCTGCCCGGCTCGCGGGAGGACAAGGGCGCCGAGGCCGCGCAGGCGGCGGTCGCCACGGCGCTCACGCTGCGTGCGCTGGGCGACGCATGACGGACCCGTGTGCGGCTGGGGCCGGGCGGACGTCTAGGCTCGGCTCGTGAAGTCGTTCGAGGACCTGTACGCCGAGTTGTCCCAGAAGGCCGTCACCCGCCCCGAGGGGTCGGGCACGGTCGCCGAGCTGGACGCCGGTGTGCACGCGATCGGCAAGAAGATCGTCGAGGAGGCGGCCGAGGTCTGGATGGCGGCCGAGCACGAGTCCGACGAGCGCGCCGCCGAGGAGATCTCCCAGCTGCTGTACCACCTGCAGGTGCTCATGCTCGCCAAGGGCCTGACGCTGCAGGACGTGTACACGCACCTGTGAGGGGTCCCGGCCGCAGCCGGACGCACCGCCCACCGACACCCACCGAACCACCCGAGGACACCGTGCTGAGGATCGCCGTCCCCAACAAGGGCTCCCTGTCGGAGCCCGCCGTCGACATGCTCCGGGAGGCCGGGTACCGGCAGCGCCGCGACTCGCGCGAGCTGGTCCTGCCGGACCCGGACAACGACGTGGAGTTCTTCTTCCTGCGCCCGCGCGACGTCGCGGTGTACGTCGGTGCCGGCACCGTCGACGTCGGCATCACCGGCCGCGACCTGCTCATCGACTCCGCCTCGTCCGCGGTCGAGCACCTGCCGCTCGGCTTCGCCCGCTCCACGTTCCGCTTCGCCGGCACCGCCGGCCGGCTGACCGACGCCCGGCAGATCGCCGGGCTGCGGGTCGCCACCTCCTACGCCGAGCTCGTGGGCGCCTACCTGCGCGAGCGTGACATCGAGCCCGCCGCGGTCGTGCGGCTCGACGGCGCGGTCGAGTCGGCCATCCGCCTCGGCGTCGCCGACGTGATCGCCGACGTCGTCGAGACCGGTTCGACGCTGCGCGCCGCCGGCCTCGAGGTCTTCGGGGAGCCGATCCTGCGCTCCGAGGCCGTCCTGGTCCGGCGTGCCGACGTGGACCAGCCCGCGGGCCTGGACATCCTCACCCGCCGGCTGCAGGGCGTGCTCACCGCCCGCGAGTACGTCCTCATGGACTACGACGTGCCGCTGGAGCTGGTGGACCGGGCCGTCGCCATCACCCCCGGCCTGGAGTCGCCCACGGTGTCCCCGCTGCACAACGGCCAGTGGGCCGCCGTGCGGGCGATGGTGCCGCGCAACCAGACCAACCGCGTCATGGACGCCCTGTACGACGTGGGCGCCCGCGCGATCCTCGTGACGTCGATCCTCGCCTGCCGGATCTGATGTGACGCCCGACGACGACCGGCTCGACGCACCCTTCCGGCCGCGGCTCGCGCGCGCCGTCACGCTGGGCGTCGCGGTGGCCGTGCTCGCCCTGACGGTCCTGCTCGTCGCCGTCATGCCCGGGCTCTCGCCGCTCGACCAGGTGGCGTTCGTGCTGTTCGCCCTCGCGATCGCGTGGTTCTGCTGGCGGCAGGCCTCCGTCAGCGCGGTCCCGGACGCGACCGGCCTGCGCGTGCGCAACCTCCTGGTCACCACGCACGTGACCTGGGCGCAGATCGTCTCGGTGCGGTTCGGCCAGGGCCGGCCCTGGGTGCAGCTCGACCTCGCGGACGGGGACACCCTGGCCGTCATGGGCGTGCAGCGCGCCGACGGCGAGCGTGCCGAGCGGGAGGCGCGCCGCCTGGCCACGCTGGTCGCACGCCGCAGCGCCACGACCGCCGACGACTGACCCGGCCACGGCCGGGTCGGTCCACCGGGCCGGCGGCGCCGCGTCAGCCCGCGGTCACGGCGTGCGCGCCGGCCACGGCCGCCGCGAGGAACGCGGCCGGGTCGGCGTCCAGGCCCCGACCCATGGTCGACAGCCGCACGGGGCACGTGCGCAGGGCGTCCAGCAGGGCCGTCCCCGCGCCGACCCGCACCGCGGTGTGCCGCCCCGCCGGGGCCGTGATCCCGTCCGCCTGCGCCGCGACGCGCGCCCCGAAGGCGGCCCACGCCGCGGGGTCCGGGTCGGCGGTGAGGTCCTGCGGGGTGCCGGGCAGGTCCGGGGCGAACTCCGGCACGACGACGTCGGCCGGGAGCAGCGCCACGCGGCCGTACGCCGTCAGCGAGTGGTGGGACACGCCCAGGTGCCGGTCGCGGGCGTCGGCTCCCGACACGCGCAGCGACGCGACGGGCCGCCCGCCCAGGACACCGGCCGCGTTGAGCGCCTCCCCGGCGGCGACCCCCGAGAACCCCCAGCGCGTGCCCGTCCCGAGGTTGCCGGGCCCCTGCGCGACGACCACGAGGTCGGCGCCGACCACGTGCCGCGCGGCCAGCAGCCCCGTGTGGACGGTCACCGCCTCCAGGTCTCCACCGAACGCCTGACCCACCGTCACGCACGCCTGCAGCCACCCCGCCGAGCGCAGGCCGTCGACCGCGCGGGAGAACCAGGCCGGCAGCGCCCCGCCGTCCGTCATGACGTACGCCACCCGCGGCGCCGGACGCCCGAGACGGTCGGCCGCGGCGCGGGCACCGGCGACCACCGCCGGCAGCGCCGAGTGCAGGTCGGCCACGACCACCGGCAGCCCGGCGAGGTCGTCGGCCTCGCGCAGCACCTCGTGGTGCGCGGACTCCTGGTCGTCCACCCCCAGGACCATCGCCTGCAGGGGCGTGTACCGCGCCTTGACCAGGTGACCGGGACCGGGCAGCGGGTCGGGCACCAACGAGTCGGTGCGGGCGACCACCAGGGCGTACCCGCCGGTACCGAGCCCGCGCAGCAGCGCCGTGGCGTTGAGCAGCACCCGCGCACCCGGCACGACCTCGCCGACGAGGTGCGGGTAGGACAGCGCCCGCACGGTTCGGTCCTCGCCCTCGATCGCCACCGTCGACTCGCACGCGCCGTCCCACCGGGCCCGGCACTCCGTCACGACTCCCGCACGCCACGCGATCACGCACCCACGCTACCGGCGCGGCGGGAGCGTCCCGCGCCGCCCGGGCGCCTCCGGACGACTACCGTGGTGCCCGATGCCCCCCGCGATCCCGCCCGCCGAGCGCCTGCTCAACCTCGTCATCGCTCTGGTGAACACCACCGGGCGCATGACCAAGGAGCAGGTGCGCGCCTCCGTGGCCGGATACGGCGACGCCCGCTCCGACGACGCGTTCGAGCGGATGTTCGAGCGCGACAAGGACACGCTGCGCGAGCTCGGCGTCCCGGTGCTCACCGTGACGCACGCCGGGCACGGCGACGACGTCGGGTACCGCATCGACACCGCCCACTGGTCGCTGCCGCCCATCGAGCTGACGGCCGCCGAGCTGGGGGTCCTGGCTCTGGCCGCCCAGGTCTGGCAGGACCAGTCGCTGCGCGCCGACTCGACGCGCGCGCTGACCAAGCTGCGCGCCGTGGGCACGGCACCCGAGGCCCACGACCTCGTCGCCGGCCTCGCCCCGCGGGTGCGCGCGGGCGGCGAGGCCTTCGCCCCGCTCGTCGACGCCGTGCAGAACCGCCAGGCCGTGCGGTTCACGTACCACGCGGCCACCACCGGGGAGGTGCGCGAGCGGCGCGTCGAGCCGTGGCGGCTGCTGGCGCGCCGCGGCGGCTGGGTGCTGCTCGCCCGGGACCTCGACCGCGGCGCCAGCCGCTCGTTCCGCCTGTCCCGCATCCGCGGACCCGTGCGACCGGCGGGAGAGCCCGGCGGCTTCCCGCCGCCCACCGCCGACGAGCTCGCCGACGCCGCGCGGACGTGGGGTGCCACAGGACCGGAGCAGACGGCCCTGCTCGCGGTCACCCCCGGGCGGGCCGGTGCGCTGCGGGCGCGGGCCACGCAGGCCCCGACCGACGTCACGCTGCCCACCGGTGCCGACGACGTCCTCGCCGGGCGCGACCTGCTGGCGGTGCCGTTCCGGGTCGACTGGGAGCTCGCCGAGGAGGTCGTCGGGTACGGCGACGCCGTCGTCGTGCTCGACCCGCCGCAGGTGCGCGACGCCGTGGTCGGCATGCTGCGCGTCGCCGCGACCCTCGACGCGCGTCCGGCGCACCACGAGGCCCCGCACCGCGCCGACGCCGAGGAGGCACGCGGTGCCTGAGCGCGCGAGCGACCGCCTGGTGCGGATGCTGGGCATGATCGCCTACCTCGAGCGGCACGAGGACGTGCCCGTGGACCAGGTCGCCGCCCAGTTCGGCGTCACCCCCGAGCAGGTCATGGCCGACGTCGACACCCTGTGGGTGACCGGCACGCCGGGGTACCTGCCGGACGACCTCATCGACTTCGACGCGTCCTCCTACGAGCAGGGCGTCGTCCGGCTCACCGAGGGGCGCGGGGTGACGCGACCGCTGCGCCTCGGCCCCCGCGAGGGCGTCGCGCTGCTGGCCGCGCTGCGCTCCCTGGCTGCGCTGCGGCCCGCGATGGACGCCGAGCGCGCGGCCGTGCTGGACTCCGTGCTCGCCAAGGTGCAGGCCGCCACGGGCGACGCGGCCGCGGGGGTCCCGGTGGACGTCGAGCTGCAGGTCGGCGCCGTGCCGGCGGTCGCCGCCGCGGTCGGCGCGGCCCTGTCCGGACGCCGCCGCCTGCGGCTGCGGTACGTGGACGCGTCCGACGTCGTCACCGAGCGGGACGTGGACCCCGTGCGCCTGGTCAGCGAGGACGAGCACTCCTACCTGCTGGCGTGGTCGCTCGCGGCCGACGCCGAGCGGCTGTTCCGTGTCGACCGGATCGTCGACGCCGAGGTGCTCGACGTCCCGGCCGAGGAGCACCCGGTCGCCGCCGACGCCGACGTGTTCCAGCCCGACGCGTCCGGCGAGCTCGTGACCGTCCGCCTGGCGGGCCGGGCGCGGTGGGTCGCCGAGACGGTCCCGGTGGAGCGCACGCGCGAGCTGGCCGACGGGGCGTTCGAGGTCGAGCTGCGTGTGGTGCAGCCCGCCTGGATCCGCCACCTGCTGCTGCAGGTGGCGGACGACGTCCTCGACGTGCGGCCCGCGCACGTCGCGCACGACGTGGCCGCGACCGCCCGCGGCGCCCTGGCGGCCTACGCGCCGCTGCTCGAGACGACCGCGGGGGAGTGCTGACGGTGTTCTGGTTCACGGTGTGGACGGTCCTGGTCCTGGCGACGCTGGCCGGCGCGTTCCTGATCGGCCGGCGGCTGTGGCACGCGGCGGTCGCCCTGGGCCACGAGCTCGCGCGGGCGGGCGAGGTGGCCGACCGCCTCTCCGCCCGCACCGCCGAGCTCGAGGAGCAGGCACGCGCGGCCGGGGTGGAGGTCCGACCGGCCCTCGGGCGTGACCCGCAGGAGCTGCGTGACCGGGTCGAGCTGTTGCGGGCCGTCCGCCGGGAGCACCGGCTGCGCCGCCGCGAGCGGCACCGCGCCACGGTCGCCGATGCGTCGACCCGCTGGTTCGGGTGAGGCGAATCGCTCCCGGACGGCGTGCGGAAGCGCTTCGACTCCGGAGGCCCACCCCGTAGACTCGCCGCAGGACAACGGACCACAGAGGGGTCGTCATGCTCAGGAACGTCAGCGCCGTGCACGTGATCATGGTCCTGGTGGTGGTCCTGCTGCTCTTCGGGGCGAACCGGCTCCCGGGACTCGCCAAGAGCATCGGGCAGTCCATGAAGATCTTCAAGAACGAGGTCAAGGACCTCGCGGACGACGGGCGCCGTGGCACGACGACCCCCGACCCCGTGGTCGACGTCGACCCGGTGACCGGCACCACCACCGGTACCGCCCCGGCTGCCGGTGACGTGCCCCCACCGCCGCCCGCGGCGCCGGCCGCACCGCCGCGCGCCTGACCGGCCGGTGAGCCGCAAGCCCCGACGCGCGGCGGACCCCGGAGCCCGCATGCCGCTGCGCGAGCACCTGCGCGAGCTGCGTCGCAGGATCGTGCTGATCGTGCTCGGCCTGGTGGTCGGCGCGGTCGGGGGATGGTTCCTCTACGAGCCGGTCTTCCACCTGCTCCAGCAGCCGATCCTCGACGCCGCCGACGCCCGCGACGACCGCGTGTCGCTGAACTTCCAGGGCGTGGCGACGGCGTTCGACGTCCAGGTGAAGGTCTCCCTCTTCCTCGCGGTGCTGTTTACCGCGCCCTGGTGGATGTACCAGCTGTGGGCCTTCATCACCCCCGGGCTGACGTCCAAGGAGCGCCGCTACGCGGTCGGGTTCATCGCCGTCGGGGTGCCGCTCTTCTTCGCCGGCGCAGGGCTCGCGTGGTGGGCGCTGCCCAACGCGGTGCGCCTGTTCACCGCCTTCGCGCCCGCGGAGACGACCAACTGGGTCGACGCCCAGCTCTACCTGTCGTTCGTCATGCGGATCGTCCTGGCCTTCGGCCTGGGGTTCCTGCTCCCGGTCGTCATGGTGGCCCTGACCTTCGCCGGGCTCGTCCGCGCGCGCACGTGGGCCGCGGGGTGGCGGTGGGCGATCGTCCTCGCGTTCGTCTTCGCCGCCATCGCGACCCCCACCCCGGACGCCGTCTCCATGCTCGTCGTCGCCGTGCCGATCTGCCTGCTCTTCCTCGGTGCGCTCGGGGTGTGCCTGCTGCACGACCGCCGGCTGGACCGCGCACTCGTCGCGCAGGGCCTGCCGCGCCTGGACGGCACCGTGCCCGACGAGACGACTCCTGACGACGCCACCCGGGACGCCACCGGGCCGGGCGCGCGCACCGACGCCACGCCCGGCACCGCATGAGCACGGTCGGGCTGGTCGTCAACCCCGTCGCCGGCACCGGTCAGGGAACCCGTGTCGGACGACGCGCCCACCGGCTGCTGGAGCGCGCCGGGCACGTGGTCCACGACCTGTCGGCGCCGACGCTCGCGCAGGCCACGCACCTGGCTCGGCAGGCAGCCACGGTCGGGCTCGACGCGCTCGTCGTCGTCGGCGGGGACGGGATGGTGCACCTCGGTGTCGACGTCGTGGCCGGCACCGACGTGCCGCTGGGCATCGTCGCGGTGGGCACCGGCAACGACGTGGCGCGCGCCCTCGGGCTGCCGCGCGCCGACGTCGACCGGGCGGTCGCCGTCATCGACCGTGCGCTGCGCGACGCACCGCAGCGGGTCGACGCGCTGCGTGCCGGCCCGCCCGACGGGTCCCGGGGCACCTGGTGCGCCGGCGTCCTGTCCTGCGGGCTCGACGCGGCCGTCAACGCGCGCGCGAACGCCCTGACGTGGCCGCGGGGCCACGCGCGCTACCTGCGAGCGCTGCCCCCGGAGCTGGCCGCCTTCCGGCCGTACGGGTACCGCGTGCAGGTCGACGACGTCGTCTGGGAGTCGGCGGGCACGGTCGTGGCGGTGGCCAACACGCCCTGGTTCGGTGGCGGCCTGCCCATCGCGCCCGACGCGGTCCCGGACGACGGCCTGCTCGACGTCGTGCTCGCGGGACCGCTGACCCGCAGGCAGGCGCTCGGGGTGTTCCCGCGGATCTACCGCGGCAAGCACGTCGACGACCCGCGGGTGCAGGTGCTCCGGGGGCGGCGCGTGCTGGTCGAGCCGGCCCCCGCGCTCGGCCCGGCACCGCCGGTCGCGTTCGCGGACGGTGAGCGCGTGGACGCCCTGCCGCTGCTCGTCGAGGTGGTGCCGGGCGCGCTCGGCGTGCTCCGGTAGCGCACCGCCGGGGCGTGCCTAGGGTGGGCCCGTGCCCCCACGTCGCCGACCGTCCCGTGCCGCGTCCGCCGAGCCCAGCCGGTCCGGCGGCCCGTCCACCGCGCAGCCCCCGCGGGAGCCCGACCACGAGCCGTCGCCCGCGGAGCGGTACGCGGCCGCGCGTCGCCGGGCCGCCGCGGAGCGTGGCGAGCTCGGCACGTTCCGTGCCCGCCTGGACTTCCCGC
This region includes:
- the rpe gene encoding ribulose-phosphate 3-epimerase, producing the protein MPPVLINPSILSADFANLERDLQAIASADHAHVDVMDQHFVPNLTIGLPVVRRLAQVSPLPLDVHLMVEDADRWAPQYAEAGAASVTFHAEATQAPVRLARELRAGGVRAAVALRPATPVEPFLDLLAEVDMILVMTVEPGFGGQAFIEGTLAKVRRARAAVDAAGAATWIQVDGGVSRDTIGRIARAGANVFVAGSAVYGAADPAQEIAALRALAERPTTQA
- the ribB gene encoding 3,4-dihydroxy-2-butanone-4-phosphate synthase, translating into MSADIRLGTVEEALAALRAGRPVLVSDSQDRENEADVVLAAQSATPEWVAWTIRHSSGYLCAPMTGERADALDLPLMVPHSQDPRRTAYTVTVDAATGVTTGISAADRARTLRVLADPASGRTDLIRPGHVLPLRAVPGGVLHRAGHTEAAVDLCRLAGLEPVAAIAELVHDDGSMMRLPDAAAIAADEDLVLLTIADLRAWRLAHGDTEPEPVEPAALAPRVHATHTAYLPTRHGDFRIHGFRDLRTGDEHVALVSTSGLAAEPTVRVHSECLTGDAFGSARCDCGPQLDAALQIAAAEGGAVVYLRGHEGRGIGLLAKVAAYALQDEGRDTIEANVDLGWPADRREYGAAAAILAALGVRRVRLLTNNPAKVAGLRAHGIEVTQVRGLEVGRTPHNEAYLRTKAVSMGHALHLDDPTTDGAPAVAPAVHVAPVLAGPAPAGADTTDHTFEPLEELA
- a CDS encoding riboflavin synthase, yielding MFTGIVEEQGTVVALEHGAGDEADARLRVRGPLVTSDARPGDSIAVSGVCLTVADLPGDGTFVADVMPETLRRSALGDLAPGDAVNLERALAVGGRYGGHVVQGHVDGVGVVRSRQPGPRWDDVEIGLEPALARYVAEKGSITVQGVSLTVTHVGDDTFGVSLIPTTLQVTTLGALAPGARVNLEVDVLAKYTERLLATAGVTR
- a CDS encoding phosphoribosyl-ATP diphosphatase, which gives rise to MKSFEDLYAELSQKAVTRPEGSGTVAELDAGVHAIGKKIVEEAAEVWMAAEHESDERAAEEISQLLYHLQVLMLAKGLTLQDVYTHL
- the ribD gene encoding bifunctional diaminohydroxyphosphoribosylaminopyrimidine deaminase/5-amino-6-(5-phosphoribosylamino)uracil reductase RibD: MRRALELAHRGPMGPNPRVGCVLLDRDGAVLGEGWHRGAGTPHAEVAALADARERGADVHGATAVVTLEPCDHTGRTGPCSTVLLAAGIARVVVSVEDPNPVAAGGARRLREAGVDVLTGVLADEGLAALGAWLPAVRHGRPFVTLKTATTLDGRIAAVDGTSRWITSDVARRHAHALRADVGAIVVGTGTALTDDPSLTARTEDGSLVEHQPLRVVVGHRDVPAGSRLRGPGGELVTVRTHDPAQVLAVLHEREVRHVLVEGGPTLAAAFLAAGLVDEVHAYVAPVLLGAGPAAVGDLGITTITQALRLEPSTVVPLGPDVLVVATVRNAPADEAPAPAARPSTEEEH
- a CDS encoding RsmB/NOP family class I SAM-dependent RNA methyltransferase; this encodes MTREDRPRRDDRAGRDDRPRRDGSGQDARRDARGRQRGEARVQGRAGRTTAAPSQRTRQGDAARGAAYDTLRAVADSDAYANLVLPPLLRERRIAGRDAAFATELAYGTLRLRGRYDAVLEQASSRPLAQVDPPVLDVLRMGAHQLLGMRVPPHAAVSETVGLARERVGAGAAQFVNAVLRRVAEQPLDVWLTRVADAADPTGDDVVARLAAVESHPAWVVRALRESLVGSGRSADELAALLEADNASPRVTLVARPGLVTPAGLAEQVDAVPAGLAPTALVLTGGDPGAVPAVRDGLAGVQDEGSQLVTLAFAAAPVEGRDERWLDLCAGPGGKAALLGALAAERGARLVANEVQPHRARLVEQALRAVPRDAVEEVRTGDGRTVGELEPDSYDRVLLDAPCTGLGALRRRPESRWRRTPADLATLGALQRALLASALAAVRPGGVVAYVTCSPHLAETQLVVLDGLRAAARAGTPAEVVDAAPVLAGVAPVWEPVPGRTDVQLWPHVHGTDAMHLTLLRRL
- the ribH gene encoding 6,7-dimethyl-8-ribityllumazine synthase: MSGAGAPTLDLDGRGLKVVVVAASWHTTVMDGLVAGAERALAEAGVQDVTTVRVPGSFELPVAAQRAAGTADAVVALGVVIRGGTPHFDYVCQAATWGLTQVGLNTGIPVGFGLLTCDDEQQALDRAGLPGSREDKGAEAAQAAVATALTLRALGDA